The Nitrogeniibacter aestuarii genome has a window encoding:
- a CDS encoding DUF3833 domain-containing protein yields MTKWICAVLGVLGISGCSTTIEDYRDTTPPLVLEDYFKGTLDAWGMFQDRSGKVIKRFHVVIDAKWEGPVGTLDERFTYDDGSTQRRVWTLTAHGDGRYTGTAGDVVGVAEGQARGNAFRWKYVMALPVDGKVYHVDFDDWMYLVDDKVMLNRSEMSKFGFHLGEVTLSFTRRSEASP; encoded by the coding sequence ATGACGAAATGGATCTGCGCGGTGCTCGGCGTGCTGGGCATCAGTGGCTGCAGCACCACCATTGAGGATTATCGAGACACCACGCCACCGCTGGTGCTGGAGGACTACTTCAAGGGTACGCTTGACGCCTGGGGCATGTTCCAGGATCGCAGTGGCAAGGTGATCAAGCGCTTTCACGTGGTGATCGATGCCAAATGGGAGGGGCCTGTCGGCACGCTCGATGAGCGATTCACCTACGATGATGGCTCTACCCAGCGGCGGGTGTGGACGCTCACTGCCCATGGCGATGGTCGCTACACCGGCACGGCCGGTGATGTGGTGGGCGTGGCCGAGGGCCAGGCGCGTGGGAATGCGTTCCGGTGGAAGTACGTGATGGCCCTGCCGGTGGACGGCAAGGTGTACCACGTGGACTTCGATGACTGGATGTATCTCGTCGACGACAAGGTGATGCTCAATCGCTCGGAGATGAGCAAGTTCGGTTTCCATCTTGGCGAAGTCACTTTGAGCTTCACCCGTCGGAGCGAGGCATCGCCATGA
- a CDS encoding SDR family NAD(P)-dependent oxidoreductase: MSLNRKRSDWHGQRVWLIGASSGIGEALARALADAGAELALSARSKDKLEAVAGSLGGALVVPFDVTEPHGYADAWARIGKRWDRCDLVVFLAGAYKPTRAWELTDEEITRTVETNLVATMRGVATVLPDFLGRGGGGVALVASVAGYGGLPQACTYGPTKAALINFAETLYMDVREKGVDVYLVNPGFVETPLTADNDFEMPALMRPEEAAQAILEGMARGRFEIHFPKRFSRVLKLLQWLPRGAYFKLIKKVTGL, from the coding sequence ATGAGTCTGAATCGCAAACGATCGGACTGGCACGGCCAGCGCGTCTGGCTCATCGGCGCATCGAGCGGCATCGGTGAGGCGCTTGCCCGGGCGCTGGCGGATGCGGGGGCGGAACTCGCCCTCAGTGCGCGCAGCAAGGACAAGCTTGAGGCCGTGGCCGGGTCGCTGGGTGGCGCCCTGGTTGTGCCCTTCGACGTTACCGAGCCCCATGGCTATGCAGACGCCTGGGCACGCATTGGCAAGCGCTGGGATCGTTGTGATCTGGTCGTGTTTCTGGCGGGCGCCTACAAGCCCACCCGGGCGTGGGAGCTAACTGACGAGGAGATCACCAGGACGGTCGAGACCAATCTGGTGGCGACCATGCGCGGCGTCGCCACCGTGTTGCCGGACTTTCTGGGCCGGGGTGGGGGCGGTGTTGCGCTGGTGGCCAGTGTTGCGGGGTACGGGGGCTTGCCTCAGGCGTGCACCTATGGTCCGACCAAGGCGGCCCTCATCAATTTCGCCGAAACGCTGTACATGGATGTCAGGGAAAAGGGCGTCGATGTGTACCTGGTCAACCCCGGTTTCGTGGAAACCCCGCTGACTGCCGACAATGACTTCGAGATGCCCGCATTGATGCGGCCTGAAGAGGCGGCCCAAGCCATCCTCGAGGGCATGGCCCGCGGGCGTTTCGAGATCCATTTCCCGAAGCGCTTCTCGCGCGTGCTCAAGCTGCTTCAGTGGCTTCCGCGCGGGGCGTACTTCAAGCTGATCAAGAAGGTGACTGGCTTATGA
- a CDS encoding nuclear transport factor 2 family protein gives MTTARPIDALARFYESLTADKLSSITAFYAADARFKDPFNDVVGVAHIERIFEHMFVQVESPHFEVTRCFDDGDAGVLLWTMHWGEAGSGGCIEGASRVSFDDNGKVVDHRDYWDPAESLYEKVPILGAVMRRIKRRLATD, from the coding sequence ATGACCACTGCACGGCCCATCGATGCCCTGGCCCGCTTCTACGAGTCGCTCACGGCGGACAAGTTGTCGAGCATCACCGCCTTCTATGCGGCCGACGCCCGGTTCAAGGACCCATTCAACGACGTGGTGGGCGTCGCGCACATCGAGCGCATCTTCGAGCACATGTTCGTGCAGGTCGAATCCCCGCACTTCGAAGTGACCCGGTGTTTCGACGATGGTGATGCCGGGGTTCTGCTGTGGACGATGCACTGGGGCGAGGCGGGCAGCGGTGGGTGCATCGAGGGCGCATCGCGCGTTTCGTTTGATGACAATGGCAAGGTTGTCGATCATCGCGATTACTGGGACCCGGCTGAAAGCCTGTATGAAAAGGTGCCGATCCTCGGCGCCGTGATGCGTCGCATTAAACGTCGGCTCGCCACCGACTGA
- the coxB gene encoding cytochrome c oxidase subunit II, with the protein MSLFARTAVTTGLASLSASALAVEKNGVNLQTPVTEVASQIYNMHTLMLIICLVIFIGVFGVMFWSVFKHRKSKGAVAAHFHENTTVEIVWTVVPVLILLGMAYPATKTVISMKDTSNPDITIKATGYQWKWGYDYIKGEGEGIRLISNLSTSQEAINGNAEKGDSYLLEVDEPLVVPVGKKIRILTTANDVIHAWWVPAFGVKQDAIPGFIRDTWFRAEKEGIYRGNCAELCGKDHGFMPIEVHVVSDADYTAWVKTHAEKAEAAAEGNAKVWDKGDLVATGEKVFNANCAACHQADGKGLPPAFPALDGSAVVNGPVGEQLNTVMHGRPGTAMAAFGNMLDDAQLAAVITYTRNAWGNTAGDVIQPADVAAARN; encoded by the coding sequence ATGAGCTTGTTTGCTCGAACTGCAGTAACCACGGGGCTCGCATCGCTCAGCGCGTCTGCGCTGGCCGTGGAGAAGAACGGCGTCAATCTGCAGACGCCGGTCACCGAAGTGGCTTCACAGATCTACAACATGCACACGCTGATGCTGATCATCTGTCTGGTGATCTTCATCGGGGTTTTCGGTGTCATGTTCTGGTCAGTGTTCAAGCACCGCAAGTCCAAAGGGGCGGTGGCTGCACACTTTCACGAAAACACCACTGTCGAGATCGTGTGGACCGTGGTGCCCGTGCTGATCCTGCTTGGCATGGCCTATCCGGCCACCAAGACGGTGATCTCCATGAAGGATACGTCGAACCCCGACATCACCATCAAGGCCACCGGTTATCAGTGGAAATGGGGTTACGACTACATCAAGGGCGAGGGCGAAGGAATCCGCCTGATCTCGAATCTGTCGACCTCTCAGGAAGCCATCAATGGCAATGCCGAGAAGGGTGACAGCTACCTGCTCGAAGTCGATGAGCCGCTGGTCGTGCCGGTGGGCAAGAAGATCCGTATTCTGACCACGGCCAATGACGTGATCCACGCCTGGTGGGTGCCCGCCTTCGGGGTCAAGCAGGATGCGATTCCGGGCTTCATTCGCGATACCTGGTTCCGTGCCGAGAAAGAAGGCATCTACCGTGGCAACTGTGCCGAACTGTGCGGCAAGGACCACGGCTTCATGCCGATCGAAGTGCATGTGGTCTCGGATGCTGATTACACCGCCTGGGTGAAGACGCATGCCGAAAAGGCCGAGGCCGCTGCCGAGGGCAACGCCAAGGTCTGGGACAAGGGTGATCTGGTCGCCACAGGCGAGAAGGTGTTCAACGCCAATTGTGCGGCGTGCCACCAGGCGGATGGCAAGGGCTTGCCCCCGGCCTTCCCGGCGCTGGATGGTTCGGCAGTGGTCAATGGGCCGGTGGGCGAGCAACTCAATACCGTGATGCACGGTCGCCCCGGAACGGCCATGGCCGCCTTCGGCAACATGCTCGACGACGCCCAACTGGCCGCCGTCATCACCTACACGCGTAACGCCTGGGGCAACACTGCGGGCGATGTGATTCAGCCGGCCGATGTTGCGGCCGCGCGCAACTGA
- the ctaD gene encoding cytochrome c oxidase subunit I produces the protein MSAVTPDHVHDDHHHHGPTGLMRWITTTNHKDIGTMYLIFSFIMFLSGGVMALTIRAELFQPGLQIVQPEFFNQLTTMHGLVMVFGAIMPAFVGFANWMLPLMIGASDMAFARMNNWSFWLLPPAALLLIGSFFVPGGATAAGWTLYAPLSVQMGMGMDLTIFAVHIMGISSIMGAINIVVTILNMRAPGMTLMKMPLFCWTWLITAYLLIAVMPVLAGAVTMILTDRHFGTAFFNAAGGGDPVLYQHVFWFFGHPEVYIMILPAFGIVSQIIPTFARKPLFGYASMVYATASIAILSFVVWAHHMFTTGMPAATQLFFMYATMLIAVPTGVKVFNWVATMWRGSMTFETPMLWATGFIFVFTMGGFTGLICAIAPIDIQVQDTYYVVAHFHYVLVAGSLFALFAGAYYWLPKWTGHMYSETLGKIHFWSSIIFFNITFFPMHFLGLAGMPRRIPDYALQFTDFNAIASVGAFGFGLTQLLFIVVVVKCVRGGKKASAQVWEDAEGLEWTVPSPAPHHTFETPPVVK, from the coding sequence ATGTCTGCTGTGACCCCCGACCACGTCCATGATGATCACCACCACCACGGCCCCACCGGGTTGATGCGCTGGATCACCACGACGAACCATAAGGACATCGGCACGATGTACCTGATTTTCAGCTTCATCATGTTCCTCTCCGGGGGTGTGATGGCGCTGACAATCCGTGCCGAGCTGTTCCAGCCGGGCCTGCAGATCGTGCAGCCCGAATTCTTCAACCAGCTCACCACCATGCATGGCCTGGTGATGGTGTTCGGCGCGATCATGCCGGCCTTTGTGGGCTTTGCGAACTGGATGTTGCCGCTCATGATCGGCGCCTCCGACATGGCCTTTGCGCGCATGAACAACTGGAGCTTCTGGCTGCTGCCCCCGGCGGCGCTGCTGCTCATCGGTTCCTTCTTCGTGCCGGGCGGTGCCACTGCCGCGGGCTGGACGCTGTATGCCCCGCTGTCGGTGCAGATGGGCATGGGCATGGACCTGACCATCTTCGCGGTCCATATCATGGGTATCAGTTCCATCATGGGCGCCATCAATATCGTGGTGACCATCCTGAACATGCGCGCACCGGGCATGACGCTCATGAAGATGCCGCTGTTCTGCTGGACCTGGCTGATCACCGCCTACCTGCTCATTGCCGTGATGCCGGTGCTGGCCGGGGCGGTGACCATGATCCTGACGGATCGTCACTTCGGCACGGCGTTCTTCAATGCCGCCGGTGGTGGTGACCCGGTGCTGTATCAGCACGTGTTCTGGTTCTTCGGTCACCCGGAGGTCTACATCATGATTCTGCCGGCCTTCGGCATCGTGAGTCAGATCATCCCGACCTTTGCCCGCAAGCCGCTGTTTGGCTACGCCTCGATGGTGTACGCCACGGCGTCCATCGCGATCCTGTCCTTCGTGGTCTGGGCGCACCACATGTTCACCACCGGCATGCCGGCAGCCACGCAGCTGTTCTTCATGTACGCGACCATGCTGATCGCCGTGCCCACGGGCGTGAAGGTGTTCAACTGGGTGGCCACCATGTGGCGCGGTTCCATGACCTTCGAAACCCCCATGCTGTGGGCCACGGGCTTCATCTTCGTGTTCACCATGGGCGGCTTCACCGGCCTGATCTGCGCGATCGCACCGATCGACATCCAGGTGCAGGACACGTACTACGTGGTGGCGCACTTCCACTATGTGCTGGTGGCCGGCTCGCTGTTCGCGCTGTTTGCCGGGGCGTACTACTGGCTGCCGAAATGGACCGGCCATATGTACTCGGAGACGCTCGGCAAGATCCACTTCTGGTCGTCGATCATCTTCTTCAACATCACCTTCTTCCCGATGCACTTCCTGGGGCTGGCCGGCATGCCGCGCCGGATTCCGGACTATGCATTGCAATTCACAGACTTCAACGCGATTGCATCCGTCGGCGCTTTCGGCTTCGGCCTGACCCAGCTGCTGTTTATCGTGGTAGTGGTCAAGTGCGTGCGCGGCGGCAAGAAGGCATCGGCCCAGGTCTGGGAAGACGCCGAGGGGCTGGAGTGGACCGTGCCGTCGCCGGCACCGCACCACACCTTCGAAACCCCGCCGGTCGTGAAGTAA
- a CDS encoding cytochrome oxidase small assembly protein, whose translation MTNRQGNRRTGLILLSIVLVFFVGIMVKTALLGR comes from the coding sequence ATGACCAATCGCCAGGGAAATCGCAGAACCGGACTGATCCTGCTGTCCATCGTGCTCGTCTTCTTCGTGGGCATCATGGTCAAGACAGCACTGCTGGGCCGATGA
- a CDS encoding cytochrome c oxidase assembly protein has protein sequence MSDPANENKRLMLRLGIAAVAMFGFGFALVPFYEAICQVTGLRNILQPDEVVNTQVDRNRSLVVEFDSNVHDMAWTFRPVQGSVEIHPGELVTVEYEVTNTKDEAVTGQAVPSYGPQIAGNYFKKINCFCFERQTLKAGEKRVMPVVFVVDPSLPEDVHTITLSYTFFEIAGTRAEKPAPGDRS, from the coding sequence ATGAGCGATCCCGCCAACGAAAACAAACGCCTGATGCTCCGACTGGGCATTGCCGCCGTGGCGATGTTCGGCTTCGGGTTTGCATTGGTGCCGTTCTACGAAGCGATCTGCCAGGTCACCGGGCTGCGCAACATCCTGCAGCCCGATGAGGTGGTCAATACACAGGTTGATCGCAATCGTTCGCTGGTGGTCGAGTTCGACTCCAACGTGCACGACATGGCCTGGACCTTCCGTCCCGTGCAGGGCTCGGTGGAGATTCATCCCGGCGAGCTGGTGACCGTCGAATACGAAGTCACCAACACCAAGGATGAGGCGGTCACCGGCCAGGCCGTGCCCAGTTACGGCCCCCAGATTGCCGGGAACTACTTCAAGAAGATCAACTGCTTCTGCTTCGAACGCCAGACGCTCAAGGCGGGTGAGAAGCGGGTCATGCCGGTGGTCTTCGTGGTGGATCCCTCACTGCCTGAAGATGTGCACACGATCACTCTGTCGTACACCTTCTTCGAGATCGCGGGCACCCGCGCGGAGAAGCCGGCACCGGGTGACAGGAGTTGA
- a CDS encoding DUF2970 domain-containing protein, which yields MTEPVRRASFFATMRAVMWSFLGVRKKRAYQEDAASLNPVAVIVAGVLAGVIFVLSIVAFVRFVVGA from the coding sequence ATGACCGAGCCAGTCAGGCGCGCAAGCTTTTTCGCCACCATGCGGGCGGTGATGTGGTCGTTTCTGGGCGTGCGCAAGAAGCGCGCGTATCAGGAGGATGCTGCGTCGCTCAACCCTGTGGCAGTGATTGTGGCGGGGGTGCTGGCGGGCGTGATTTTCGTGTTGAGTATCGTCGCATTCGTACGCTTCGTGGTCGGCGCCTGA
- a CDS encoding cytochrome c oxidase subunit 3 → MSQAVEKYFVPEPSKFPIFGSFALLCIGAGAVMWLNKVGPGQLVFFLGLATLIYMLFGWFGQVIKESESGQYGKNVDASFRWSMGWFIFSEVMFFAAFFGVLFYVRVISVPSLSSGDNEALLWQGFQSAWPTAGPNAVESFSPMGAWGIPAINTLILLTSGATLTWAHWGLMKGNRGQLISGLAITVILGAIFMCFQVYEYMHAYSEMNLKLTTGIYGSTFFMLTGFHGMHVTIGAIMLLVMMFRAMKGHFTKEHHFAFEAAAWYWHFVDVVWLFLFVVVYWL, encoded by the coding sequence ATGAGTCAAGCCGTCGAGAAGTACTTCGTACCGGAACCTTCCAAGTTCCCCATCTTTGGTTCCTTTGCCCTGCTGTGCATCGGGGCGGGTGCCGTCATGTGGCTGAACAAGGTGGGCCCGGGCCAGCTGGTGTTCTTCCTCGGTCTGGCCACCCTGATCTACATGTTGTTCGGCTGGTTCGGGCAGGTGATCAAGGAATCCGAAAGCGGCCAGTACGGCAAGAACGTGGATGCGTCGTTCCGCTGGAGCATGGGCTGGTTCATCTTCTCCGAAGTGATGTTCTTCGCCGCCTTCTTCGGCGTGCTTTTCTACGTGCGGGTCATTTCGGTGCCATCGCTGTCTTCGGGCGATAACGAAGCCTTGCTGTGGCAGGGTTTCCAGTCGGCCTGGCCAACCGCCGGGCCGAACGCAGTCGAAAGCTTCTCGCCCATGGGTGCATGGGGTATCCCGGCGATCAACACGCTCATTCTGCTGACCTCGGGCGCGACGCTGACCTGGGCCCATTGGGGGCTGATGAAAGGTAATCGCGGCCAGTTGATTTCGGGCCTGGCCATCACCGTGATCCTCGGCGCGATCTTCATGTGCTTTCAGGTCTATGAGTACATGCATGCTTACAGCGAGATGAACCTGAAGCTGACCACCGGCATCTACGGTTCCACGTTCTTCATGCTCACCGGTTTTCACGGGATGCATGTCACGATCGGCGCCATCATGCTGCTGGTCATGATGTTCCGCGCGATGAAGGGGCACTTTACAAAGGAACACCACTTCGCCTTTGAAGCGGCCGCGTGGTACTGGCACTTCGTGGATGTGGTGTGGCTCTTCCTCTTCGTGGTGGTCTACTGGCTGTAA
- a CDS encoding twin transmembrane helix small protein encodes MRIVVILLLLLILLSLGSALTFLFRDRGKGTERTVRALTFRVGLSIGLFLLLMLGYGTGLIQTRL; translated from the coding sequence ATGCGAATCGTCGTCATTCTGTTGCTTCTTCTGATCCTGCTCAGCCTGGGCTCAGCCCTGACCTTTCTGTTCCGCGACCGGGGCAAGGGCACGGAGCGAACCGTTCGGGCACTTACCTTCCGTGTGGGTCTTTCCATCGGCCTGTTCTTGCTGTTGATGCTTGGTTACGGTACTGGCCTCATCCAGACCCGACTCTGA
- a CDS encoding SURF1 family protein: MDWLPFVVGILLCILTVQLGLWQTRRAEEKIALGERLEVARSEAPVQPADIDTVDEWTRVELAGHWIADKTILVDNRVHQGQPGFHVMTPLQTRGGSIVLVRRGWVSTGRDRLVLPQITTPSGDVVVIGQVRIPEKKPYSLADQAGQGRLWQYLDMNAYAKAFDVAVAQRIVEQLSDADDALVRDWPRPDLGIDRHRGYAAQWFGFAALSAALVIWFGWRRWQQHGNS; this comes from the coding sequence ATGGATTGGCTGCCCTTTGTCGTCGGCATTCTCCTGTGCATTCTCACCGTTCAGCTGGGGCTGTGGCAGACGCGACGTGCGGAAGAGAAGATTGCACTGGGCGAGCGGCTGGAGGTGGCCCGGTCGGAAGCCCCAGTCCAACCGGCAGACATCGATACTGTCGATGAATGGACGCGAGTGGAACTGGCAGGCCACTGGATCGCCGACAAGACCATCCTGGTGGATAACCGGGTCCATCAGGGGCAGCCGGGTTTCCACGTGATGACGCCGCTGCAGACGCGAGGCGGGTCAATCGTTCTGGTGCGACGTGGCTGGGTGTCTACCGGGCGTGATCGTTTGGTGTTGCCACAGATCACGACACCGTCCGGCGACGTGGTCGTGATCGGGCAGGTGCGGATTCCAGAAAAGAAGCCGTACTCACTCGCTGATCAAGCGGGGCAGGGGCGGCTCTGGCAGTACCTGGATATGAACGCCTATGCAAAGGCCTTCGATGTGGCGGTGGCACAACGCATCGTCGAGCAGTTGAGCGACGCCGACGACGCTCTGGTGCGCGATTGGCCGCGGCCGGATCTGGGTATTGACCGGCATCGCGGCTATGCGGCGCAATGGTTCGGATTCGCGGCACTGTCCGCTGCTCTGGTGATCTGGTTCGGATGGAGACGGTGGCAACAACATGGCAACAGCTGA
- a CDS encoding SCO family protein, which translates to MNKKSRRTLIALIAVCVLPVAASYFAFYVWKPDARMNYGTLVSPALLPEAPLMNLAGEPVAREQLTGKWTYLVVAPSACNDACQEALYLTRQIRTAQAKEMDRVHRIWLVTDSGMPDGKLLSAHEGMGVVVANDAWRERFAFDGLPRVWLVDPQGYVMMRYPDSLEAKRMIKDLGRLLKYSQQG; encoded by the coding sequence ATGAACAAGAAATCGCGCAGGACCCTGATTGCGTTGATCGCGGTCTGTGTGTTGCCGGTCGCAGCATCCTATTTCGCCTTCTATGTGTGGAAACCCGATGCACGCATGAACTACGGCACCCTCGTGAGTCCGGCGCTGCTGCCTGAAGCGCCGTTGATGAATCTGGCCGGCGAGCCGGTGGCACGTGAGCAACTGACGGGGAAATGGACCTATCTGGTGGTGGCGCCTTCGGCATGCAATGACGCCTGCCAGGAAGCGCTCTATCTCACGCGCCAGATCCGTACTGCGCAGGCCAAGGAGATGGACCGGGTTCACCGGATCTGGCTGGTGACCGACAGCGGCATGCCGGACGGCAAGCTGCTGAGTGCTCACGAAGGGATGGGCGTCGTGGTGGCCAATGACGCCTGGCGCGAACGCTTCGCCTTCGACGGACTGCCCCGGGTGTGGCTGGTCGATCCGCAAGGCTACGTGATGATGCGCTACCCGGACTCGCTTGAGGCCAAGCGCATGATCAAGGACCTCGGCCGCTTGTTGAAGTATTCGCAGCAGGGGTGA
- a CDS encoding COX15/CtaA family protein, with translation MYRRLVFIALALTLIVVVLGAYVRLSDAGLGCPDWPGCYGQLTPAHAADEIAAAVAESPEGPVSMHKAWKEMVHRYLAASLGFIILVIAGLAWRRRADPSVRATIAVSLVAVVIFQGLLGKWTVTLLLKPAIVTGHLIGGLTTLSLLALLALRAAQVSRPTVSASLVRWARIGLLVVIVQIILGGWTSTNYAALACTDFPTCHGSWWPDMDMANAFHVVRELGMTAQGDMLSLQALTAIHWMHRLGALVVTGVLLVLALRLALAGQRGMASAVFAALAVQVSLGIANVVMSLPLGLAVAHNAGAAVLLLTLVVVNERLVPARAWDLAGRRNDENAYA, from the coding sequence ATGTATCGACGCCTGGTTTTCATTGCTCTTGCCCTGACCCTCATCGTCGTTGTGCTGGGTGCCTATGTTCGCCTTTCCGATGCCGGGCTCGGCTGCCCCGACTGGCCCGGTTGCTACGGTCAGCTGACGCCGGCCCATGCGGCGGATGAAATCGCGGCTGCCGTTGCTGAATCGCCCGAGGGTCCCGTGTCCATGCACAAGGCCTGGAAGGAGATGGTGCATCGATACCTGGCGGCGAGTCTGGGGTTCATCATTCTGGTGATTGCCGGGTTGGCCTGGCGACGCCGGGCCGATCCGAGCGTGCGTGCGACGATTGCCGTTTCCTTGGTCGCGGTGGTGATCTTTCAGGGCCTGCTGGGCAAATGGACGGTCACCTTGCTGCTCAAACCGGCGATTGTGACCGGACATCTGATTGGCGGTCTCACGACGCTGTCTCTGCTTGCCTTGCTGGCGCTCCGTGCGGCGCAGGTATCGCGCCCGACTGTCTCCGCTTCGTTGGTGCGGTGGGCGCGAATCGGTCTGTTGGTGGTGATCGTGCAGATCATTCTCGGCGGCTGGACCAGCACCAATTACGCGGCGCTGGCGTGTACCGACTTCCCGACCTGCCATGGCAGCTGGTGGCCCGACATGGACATGGCGAACGCCTTCCATGTGGTTCGCGAGCTGGGTATGACGGCTCAGGGCGACATGCTCTCGTTGCAGGCGCTTACCGCCATTCACTGGATGCATCGACTCGGTGCCCTGGTCGTCACTGGCGTCCTGCTGGTGCTCGCGCTGCGGCTGGCCCTGGCTGGCCAACGCGGTATGGCGAGTGCGGTGTTCGCTGCGTTGGCCGTTCAGGTGAGCCTGGGAATTGCCAATGTCGTGATGAGCCTGCCGCTGGGGCTGGCGGTCGCGCACAATGCGGGGGCGGCGGTCCTGCTGCTGACCCTGGTGGTTGTCAATGAACGGCTCGTGCCTGCACGTGCCTGGGATCTGGCCGGAAGGAGAAATGATGAAAACGCTTACGCTTGA
- the cyoE gene encoding heme o synthase encodes MKTLTLDQYDVVRRLRQFSVLTKPRVNSLIVFCAIIGMFLAVPEGVPSAGVVLAATLGIACVAGAAAAMNCLIEQQIDARMARTRARPSARGELSNSETLMFAGVLGAIGLWMLYALVNPLTMWLTFATFVGYAVIYTIFLKPRTPQNIVIGGASGAMPPVLGWAAVTGEVSADALLLFLIIFAWTPPHFWALALYRTADYARAGLPMLPVTHGSKYTRLSVLLYTFILFGVTLLPFATRMSGLIYLVSAVVLGGMFLRYAWRLYVDYSDTLSQRTFRFSIVYLSLLFAALLVDHYLRF; translated from the coding sequence ATGAAAACGCTTACGCTTGATCAATACGATGTCGTCCGTCGTCTGCGCCAGTTCTCGGTGCTGACCAAGCCGCGCGTCAATTCACTGATTGTCTTTTGCGCGATCATTGGCATGTTTCTCGCCGTGCCGGAGGGGGTTCCCTCCGCGGGTGTGGTGCTGGCAGCGACACTGGGTATTGCTTGTGTGGCCGGCGCGGCTGCGGCCATGAATTGTCTGATCGAGCAGCAGATTGATGCGCGCATGGCGCGCACACGTGCCCGCCCCTCGGCGCGCGGTGAGTTGAGTAATTCCGAAACGCTGATGTTTGCCGGTGTGCTCGGTGCAATCGGCTTGTGGATGCTCTACGCGCTGGTCAATCCGCTGACCATGTGGCTGACCTTTGCTACCTTCGTGGGCTACGCGGTGATCTACACCATTTTTCTCAAGCCACGCACGCCGCAGAATATCGTGATCGGCGGGGCCTCGGGCGCCATGCCGCCGGTGCTGGGCTGGGCCGCGGTGACGGGCGAGGTCAGTGCGGATGCACTGTTGCTGTTCCTGATCATCTTCGCGTGGACGCCGCCCCACTTCTGGGCGCTGGCCTTGTATCGCACGGCTGACTACGCCCGCGCCGGGCTGCCGATGCTGCCTGTCACCCATGGCTCGAAATACACCCGCCTGTCGGTGTTGCTCTACACGTTCATCCTGTTCGGCGTCACGCTGCTGCCTTTCGCCACCCGGATGAGTGGCCTGATCTATCTTGTGTCAGCCGTGGTGCTCGGGGGTATGTTCCTGCGTTACGCGTGGCGTCTGTATGTCGATTACAGCGACACGTTGTCGCAGCGCACCTTCCGCTTCTCCATTGTTTATCTATCATTGCTGTTTGCCGCCTTGCTGGTGGATCATTACCTGCGTTTCTGA
- a CDS encoding SCO family protein translates to MLRAFIVAAAFALTACSPADPTVSYRNTDITGAEYARDFKLTDHNGQVRTLADFKGKVVTIFFGYTQCPDVCPTNLSTMAAAMQQLGPDADKVQVMFVTVDPERDTPELLKNYVPVFNPTFLGLYGTAEETAAVAKEFKVIYRKGGDTDGPNYTVDHSAGTYVFDPAGRLRLYIKHGTSVDDIAADLKQLVAGA, encoded by the coding sequence ATGCTTCGTGCGTTTATTGTGGCGGCTGCGTTCGCGCTGACCGCCTGTTCTCCTGCTGACCCGACGGTCAGCTACCGCAACACCGATATTACCGGCGCCGAATACGCGCGTGACTTCAAGCTCACCGACCACAATGGTCAGGTCCGCACCTTGGCCGATTTCAAAGGCAAGGTGGTGACCATCTTCTTCGGGTACACACAGTGCCCCGACGTGTGCCCCACCAACTTGAGTACGATGGCGGCGGCCATGCAGCAGTTGGGACCGGATGCCGACAAGGTGCAGGTGATGTTCGTGACCGTGGATCCGGAGCGGGATACGCCCGAACTGCTGAAGAACTATGTGCCGGTGTTCAATCCGACCTTTCTCGGACTGTACGGCACAGCCGAGGAGACGGCGGCAGTGGCCAAGGAGTTCAAGGTCATTTACCGCAAGGGCGGAGACACGGACGGGCCCAACTACACCGTCGATCACTCGGCAGGGACCTACGTGTTTGACCCTGCCGGCAGGTTGCGGCTCTATATCAAGCATGGCACGTCGGTCGATGATATCGCCGCGGATCTCAAGCAGCTGGTCGCTGGCGCCTGA